Below is a genomic region from Helicobacter pylori.
CACTAAGGAATTAGAAGAATTGCTTTTAAAAGGCGAAATTGATTTGGCGGTGCATTCTTTAAAAGATGTGCCGGTCGTGTTTGAAAAGGGGTTAGACTTGGCATGCATCACCAAAAGGGCTGATGTGAGGGACACTTTTTTAAGCATGAAATTCCCTGATTTGATAAGCTTGCCTAAAGGGGCAAAGGTTGGCACGACTTCTTTAAGGCGCTCCATGCAGCTCAAACTAAAACGCCAGGATTTGGACACAGAAAGCTTAAGGGGGAATGTCCAAACCCGTTTGAAAAAGCTTGAATGCGGAGAATTTGACGCTATCATTTTAGCTGAAGCCGGGCTATGCCGCCTAGAAATTCAAGGAGCGAAATACCGCAAGGCTTTTAGCGTGGAAGAAATGATTCCTAGCATGGGTCAGGGGGCTTTAGGGGTGGAAATGCTCAAAAGCCACAAGCATTTTGCCACGCTTCAAAAACTCAACAACGAAGAAAGCGCGTTTTGCTGCCATTTAGAAAGGGAGTTTATTAAGGGGCTTAATGGAGGGTGTCAAATCCCTATTGGCGTGCATGCGAGTTTAATGGGCGATAGGGTTAAAATCCAGGCGGTTTTAGGCTTGCCTAACGGGAAAGAAGTCATCACTAAAGAAAAGCAAGGGGATAAAACTAAGGCGCTTGATTTAGTTCAAGAGCTTTTAGAAGCGTTTTTGCAAAGCGGGGCTAAAGAAATTTTAGAAAAGGCGCAGTTGTTTTAATGCGTTTGTTTATCGCGCTGGTTTTGTTGGGGTGGTGGTTAAGTTTGAGCGCCAAAGAAGCGGATTTTATTTCTGATTTGGAATACGGGATGGCTCTTTATAAAAACCCTAGGGGCGTTGCGTGCACGAAATGCCATGGCATTAAAGGCGAAAAACAAGAAATCACCTTTTATTATGAAAAAGGCGAAAAAAAAATCCTCTACGCCCCTAAAATCAACCATTTAGATTTTAAAACCTTTAAGGACGCCTTGAGTTTAGGCAAAGGCATGATGCCTAAATACAATCTCAATTTGGAAGAAATCCAAGCGATCTATCTCTACATCACCTCTTTAGAGCATAAAGAAGAGCGTAAGGAACCTTTTAAGCCTTAATCAAAGCGCTTGATTTATGTTAAAATGGAGCGTTGCATTTTTTTGTTTTGATTGAAGAGGGTTCTAAAGATCAGAATTTATAAAGAAGGTAAGAATGAGTGTCAAAATTTTAAAAATATTAGTTTGTGGGTTATTTTTTTGGTGCTTGCAAGCTCATTTATGGGGGAAACGAGACAATAGCTTTTTAGGGGTTGCTGAAAAAGCCTATAAAAGCGGGAATTATTCTAAAGCTGCATCTTATTTTAAAAAAGCATGCAACGATGGGGTGAGTGAGGGTTGCACGCAATTAGGAATCATTTATGAAAACGGGCAAGGCACTAGAATAGATTATAAAAAAGCCCTAGAATACTACCAAAGCGCATGCCAGGCTGATGATAGGGAAGGGTGTTTTGGTTTAGGGGGGCTTTATGATGAGGGGTTGGGCACGGCTCAAAATTATCAAGAAGCCATTGACGCTTACGCTAAGGCGTGCGTTTTAAAACACCCTGAGAGTTGCTACAATTTAGGCATTATTTATGACCGAAAAATCAAAGGCAATGCCGCTCAAGCGGTTACCTACTATCAAAAAAGCTGTAATTTTGATATGGCTAAGGGGTGTTATGTTTTGGGCGTGGCTTATGAAAAAGGCTTTTTAGAAGTCAAACAAAGCAACCATAAAGCCGTGATTTATTATTTGAAAGCGTGCCGATTAGATGATGGGCAGGCTTGCCGCGCGTTAGGGAGTTTGTTTGAAAATGGCGATGCAGGGCTTGATGAAGATTTTGAAGTGGCGTTTGATTATTTGCAAAAAGCTTGCAGATTAAATAATTCTGGTGGTTGCGCGAGTTTGGGCTCTATGTATATGCTAGGCAGGTATGTCAAAAAAGATCCCCAAAAGGCTTTTAATTTTTTCAAACAAGCATGCGATATGGGGAGCGCGGTGAGTTGCTCTAGGATGGGTTTTATGTATTCCCAAGGGGACGCTGTTCCAAAAGACTTGAGGAAAGCCCTTGATAATTATGAAAGGGGTTGCGATATGGGTGATGAAGTGGGTTGCTTCGCTCTAGCGGGCATGTATTACAACATGAAAGATAAAGAAAACGCCATAATGATTTATGACAAGGGCTGTAAGCTAGGCATGAAACAAGCATGCGAAAACCTCACTAAACTTAGGGGGTATTGAAAATTTAACCAATCCCCTAATTATCATCGTGTTTGACTCAAAACTTTTCAAAGATTTGGCTCTGTTTTAAGAGCTAAAGCAGAAACCCACCCTATTAATTTTTGATCTTTAGTGTTTTTAGGGATTTGTCTATTTTCAAAAAGAAAACTTTTTGAATGTTTTTTGTGGTTGTTTGGTTGTGTTTGTTAGTGTGTTTTTATAGTATAAACTTTTGTTAGGTTAGCTTGAAGTGGGTTTTAGGTTTAAAAGTCCTACAAAAATGTTTTAGCGTGTTTTTGCGCTATGAATAGATATGCGTTTGGTTGTGTTTTTCAATGGTTTTAATTTATGGCTTTGCGTGGTTATTATTATAAGCACGCTATAAATACGAATCACACGATAACAGAGCGGTATGCACACGCTATAAAAAGACTTGATAAAAATAACGAAAAATAGTTAAATTTCAAGCGTTCTTTTAAAAATTGTTGTCAGATGAGACAGATAAAAACGCTTTTAGTTTAAAGATAGAGTTTTAGGGGTTTTTTGTGTTGGTTTAGTTATTCTTTATTTTTTTAAAAAATGGGGTTTTTAAAACTCATAAAAGGATAAGGGGTATTTTGAAATTATTCCCCTACAACCCCCTTTTTTAAAATCCCCCTAACCCCCTAAGAGCGCGTTATGAGAAATTATCGCTCGCTTTTCGCAAGCTTTTTTATTTTGGTTGTCAAAACACCCAAAGGTATTTTTTAGATTTCATAACCAATATCCAAAACAAAGCTGATATTTTAAAACCCTACAAAGACCAATAGATCGCTCCAAAGAACACCAAAAACCC
It encodes:
- a CDS encoding c-type cytochrome, encoding MRLFIALVLLGWWLSLSAKEADFISDLEYGMALYKNPRGVACTKCHGIKGEKQEITFYYEKGEKKILYAPKINHLDFKTFKDALSLGKGMMPKYNLNLEEIQAIYLYITSLEHKEERKEPFKP
- the hemC gene encoding hydroxymethylbilane synthase is translated as MGNLVIGSRGSELALWQANHIKERLKKECLIESEIQIVKTRGDKILDTPLNKIGGKGLFTKELEELLLKGEIDLAVHSLKDVPVVFEKGLDLACITKRADVRDTFLSMKFPDLISLPKGAKVGTTSLRRSMQLKLKRQDLDTESLRGNVQTRLKKLECGEFDAIILAEAGLCRLEIQGAKYRKAFSVEEMIPSMGQGALGVEMLKSHKHFATLQKLNNEESAFCCHLEREFIKGLNGGCQIPIGVHASLMGDRVKIQAVLGLPNGKEVITKEKQGDKTKALDLVQELLEAFLQSGAKEILEKAQLF
- the hcpE gene encoding Sel1-like repeat protein HcpE; this translates as MSVKILKILVCGLFFWCLQAHLWGKRDNSFLGVAEKAYKSGNYSKAASYFKKACNDGVSEGCTQLGIIYENGQGTRIDYKKALEYYQSACQADDREGCFGLGGLYDEGLGTAQNYQEAIDAYAKACVLKHPESCYNLGIIYDRKIKGNAAQAVTYYQKSCNFDMAKGCYVLGVAYEKGFLEVKQSNHKAVIYYLKACRLDDGQACRALGSLFENGDAGLDEDFEVAFDYLQKACRLNNSGGCASLGSMYMLGRYVKKDPQKAFNFFKQACDMGSAVSCSRMGFMYSQGDAVPKDLRKALDNYERGCDMGDEVGCFALAGMYYNMKDKENAIMIYDKGCKLGMKQACENLTKLRGY